The Anolis carolinensis isolate JA03-04 chromosome 2, rAnoCar3.1.pri, whole genome shotgun sequence genome has a window encoding:
- the LOC103278065 gene encoding zinc finger protein RFP-like, translating into MAAPEDLHDELTCPICLDYFEDPVTLAECGHNFCRSCLTQCHRRRRRKGACPQCRKLFQIENLITNWHLKNVVEIAMKMQEGRGKEGGVRVCKKHQEPLKLFCKEDEVLICVVCDRAKAHKNHEVVPLEEAPQDYKEKIASYLKSLKKLQEEMCAFKTQTDTESQVLLKQIKTSREKTLVAFKQLHQFLEEQEKLLLSQMEEVEKEIESKRDEHMANLSEELSGLENSIREMELKCLQPASEFLQDIKTTLQRCEARKEFRKPVIFPLELKWKICDYGDKVLCLERIMKQIRVKLILGFPLQKANVTLDPDTAYPKLILSEDRKNVTYGDIYQNLPDNVERFNKLAAVLGRQGFTSGRHFWEICVGEEDEWLAGVAKKSMKRKGDIAYGPEGGIWAIGKWGGAYRVTNSPHYSTVSLNSELKRIRVSLNYAGGQVAFYDADTGAHLYSFSVASFTGETLLPFFNVYKKGCVSISH; encoded by the exons ATGGCTGCTCCTGAAGATCTCCATGATGAACTGACTTGTCCCATTTGCCTGGACTATTTTGAGGACCCCGTCACCTTGGCAGAATGCGGGCACAATTTCTGCCGTTCCTGTCTGACCCAATgccatagaagaagaagaagaaaaggtgcTTGTCCTCAATGCAGAAAACTCTTTCAGATAGAGAACCTCATTACAAACTGGCATCTGAAGAATGTGGTGGAGATTGCCATGAAAATGCaagaagggagagggaaggaaggaggagtccGTGTCTGCAAGAAGCACCAGGAGCCCCTGAAGCTGTTCTGCAAAGAGGATGAAGTCCTCATCTGTGTGGTATGTGACAGAGCCAAGGCGCACAAGAACCACGAGGTCGTTCCTCTGGAAGAGGCTCCCCAGGACTACAAG GAAAAGATTGCAAGCTATCTGAAGAGTCTGAAGAAATTGCAAGAGGAAATGTGTGCATTTAaaacacagacagacacagaaagCCAAGTCCTGCTT aagcaaataaagacaagtaGAGAAAAGACTCTAGTTGCATTCAAACAGCTGCACCAGTTTTTGGAAGAACAAGAGAAGCTTCTGCTCTCTCAGATGGAAGAAGTGGAAAAGGAGATTGAAAGCAAAAGGGACGAGCATATGGCCAACTTGTCAGAGGAACTCTCTGGTCTTGAAAATAGCATCAGGGAGATGGAGTTGAAGTGTCTTCAGCCAGCAAGTGAATTTCTGCAG gATATTAAAACCACACTGCAAAG GTGTGAAGCAAGAAAGGAGTTCAGGAAACCTGTTATTTTTCCTCTTGAGCTGAAGTGGAAGATCTGTGACTATGGAGATAAAGTTCTGTGTCTGGAACGTATCATGAAGCAAatcagag TCAAGCTAATACTTGGATTTCCACTGCAGAAAG CAAATGTAACTCTGGATCCAGACACAGCTTATCCTAAACTCATCCTGTCTGAGGACCGTAAAAATGTAACATATGGAGACATATATCAAAACCTTCCTGACAATGTGGAGAGGTTTAACAAACTTGCTGCTGTCCTAGGACGTCAAGGATTTACATCAGGCAGACATTTCTGGGAAATCTGTGTGGGAGAGGAGGATGAGTGGCTGGCAGGTGTTGCCAAAAAGTCTATGAAGAGAAAGGGTGACATTGCCTATGGGCCTGAGGGGGGAATCTGGGCTATTGGGAAGTGGGGTGGTGCATACAGAGTTACTAACAGTCCTCATTACTCAACTGTGTCTCTGAACAGTGAGCTCAAAAGAATCCGAGTGTCTCTGAACTATGCTGGAGGTCAAGTGGCCTTTTATGATGCTGATACAGGAGCCCATCTCTATTCATTCTCTGTGGCTTCATTCACAGGAGAGacacttcttcctttttttaatgtGTACAAAAAAGGCTGTGTGAGCATTTCTCATTAA
- the LOC134295849 gene encoding zinc finger protein RFP-like, translated as MAVAQDLCAELTCPICLDYFEDPVILAECGHNFCRFCLTQYCGKRERKAACPQCRKCFQMERLIPNRQLRNLVEIAKKSQERGKGEGDHLCKKHQEPLKLFCKEDEILICVVCDRGKAHKAHEVVPLEEAPHDYKEKIASYLMSLKKLQEEMGAFNTETETESQDLLLHQFLEEQEKLLLSQMEELEKEIESKREEHMANLSEELSGLENIRETELKCLQPASKFLQDIKSTLQRCEARKEFKKPDVCPLELKWKIWDYGDILLFLEGAMKQVRACDSLLSFPPLLSSFPTANVTLDPDTANDHLILSEDHKSVTYGNTSQNLPDNPKRFKKTYSVLGCDGFTSGRHFWEICVGEEDEWLAGVARKSMERKVSIVWGPEGGIWAIGKCNGAYRVANSPHHLTLPLNSELKRIRVSLNYAGGQVAFYDADTGAHLYSFSGASFTGETLLPFFNVYKKGCVSISP; from the exons ATGGCTGTTGCTCAGGATCTCTGCGCTGAACTGACTTGTCCCATTTGCCTGGACTATTTTGAGGACCCCGTCATCTTGGCCGAATGTGGGCACAATTTCTGCCGGTTCTGCCTGACCCAATACtgtggaaaaagagagagaaaagctgcCTGTCCCCagtgcagaaaatgttttcaaatggAGCGCCTTATTCCAAACCGACAGCTAAGGAACTTGGTGGAGATTGCTAAGAAATCgcaagagagagggaagggagaaggggatCACCTCTGCAAGAAGCACCAGGAGCCCCTGAAGCTGTTCTGCAAAGAGGATGAAATCCTCATCTGTGTGGTGTGTGACAGAGGCAAGGCCCACAAGGCCCACGAGGTCGTTCCTCTGGAAGAGGCTCCCCACGACTACAAG GAAAAGATTGCAAGTTATCTCATGAGTCTGAAGAAATTGCAAGAGGAAATGGGTGCATTTAacacagagacagaaacagaaaGCCAGGACCTGCTT TTGCACCAGTTTTTGGAAGAACAAGAGAAGCTCCTGCTCTCTCAGATGGAAGAGTTGGAAAAGGAGATTGAAAGCAAAAGGGAGGAGCATATGGCCAACCTGTCAGAGGAGCTCTCTGGTCTTGAAAATATCAGGGAGACGGAATTGAAGTGTCTTCAGCCGGCAAGTAAATTTCTGCAG gATATTAAAAGCACACTGCAGAG ATGTGAAGCAAGAAAGGAGTTCAAGAAACCTGATGTTTGTCCTCTTGAGCTGAAGTGGAAGATCTGGGACTATGGAGATATACTTCTGTTTCTGGAAGGTGCCATGAAGCAAGTCAGAG CTTGTGATTCTCTTttatcttttcctcctcttctctcctcaTTCCCAACAGCAAATGTAACTCTGGATCCAGACACAGCTAATGACCACCTTATCCTGTCTGAGGATCATAAAAGTGTAACATATGGAAACACATCTCAAAACCTACCGGACAATCCGAAGAGGTTCAAGAAAACTTATTCTGTCCTGGGATGTGATGGATTTACATCAGGCAGACATTTCTGGGAAATCTGTGTGGGAGAGGAGGATGAGTGGCTGGCAGGGGTTGCCAGAAAGTCTATGGAGAGAAAGGTCAGCATTGTCTGGGGGCCTGAGGGGGGAATCTGGGCTATAGGGAAGTGTAATGGTGCATACAGAGTTGCTAACAGTCCTCATCACTTGACCCTTCCTCTGAACAGTGAGCTCAAAAGAATCCGAGTGTCTCTGAACTATGCTGGAGGTCAAGTGGCCTTTTATGATGCTGATACAGGAGCCCATCTCTATTCATTCTCTGGAGCCTCATTCACAGGAGAGACACTCCTTCCTTTTTTTAATGTGTACAAAAAAGGCTGTGTGAGCATTTCTCCTTAA